CGACGGACAAGGTCGTTCCGGCCAGCCGCCGGCCTACGGGAGCGGCCCGAAGCCGTCAGGCGAGAGCGATACGCCTGGTCGAGTGATGGGGTCTCGCCCGGAGACTGAACCCGGGCCGCGTCAGGCTGCGTTGGTGCGGGCCGAGGCGTGCGCCTCCTGCGCGCCCCCGAATGGTGTGTGCGGTGCGAGGCGCTGGTGGCGCGCCTCAAGCGCGATCGCGGCCCAGACCAGGCCCAGCAAAAGGTAGAAGTGGCGCCAATGGTCCGTGTCGATGACGGTTCCAAGGCCGATGTGACCGAGGAAGACGACATAGGCGCAGAGGAGATAGGGCTGCCAGGGCCGGTTGCGAAAAAGGATGCGGAAGCCGGCGGCCGCGGTCCACACGATGAGGCCGAGATAGGAAACGAAGCCTAGCCAGCCGTAATCCATGAGGCTCTTCAGCCAGATGTTGTGGGTGTCCTCGCCAAAGATCTTGCCGAAGACGAGTGGGCCGATGCCCAGCGGATGCTCAAGCGCCATCTGGAAGCCGATGTCGTAGCGGGCAAAGCGGCCGAGGCGGGCGCTGTCGTAATCCTGGACGAGCTGGGCGCGCGCGCTGAACAGGTCGGCGATGCTGGGGATCTGCAGCGCGACAAGCAGGCCGATGACCAGTACGAAAACGGCAGCGATGCTCATTGCAACGATTCTCAGCCGCAGCGCGCCGCTGGATGTCTGGAGGAAGAGCGCCAGCACCAGCAGCACCGAGGAGAGGGCGAACAGCCCCCAGGCGCCGCGCGAGAAGGAGAGGAAGATCCCGCCCGCGACGACGAGCAGCGGCAGCGCATAAAGGGGCATGCGCGCAGGAGCCTCGGTGAGCATGCGGTGGAGCAGGAAGACGCCGGGCAGCGCCAGGAAAGGCCCGAAGACGTTCGGATCCTCAAAAGCGCCGGCCGCGCGGTCGTAACGCGTGAACATCTCGGCGCCTGGGAACGCATGAAAATAACCGAGGATGCCGAGGGTTGCGGTGGGGAGCGCGGCCATCAACCAGGCGATGAAGATGGAGCGGTAGAGGCGGTCGTCCGCCTCGACCACGGCGGCAATGAAGACGGCCGTGAAGGCGAGGAACAGAGAGACCGCCAGATAGAGCGGCGCGCCCGCCATGTTGGCCATCTGCGTCATCGAGATCATGCCGCCGATGTTGAAGGTCACCAGAAGGATGAGCAGCGGCAGGATGAAGCGCGAGATGCGCAGCCCGAAGAGCGACCAGACGGCGATCAGCCCCGCCATGTAGAGCTCGTAGGGGGCGGGTTCCCTGATGACGAAGCCCGACAGGAAGACGCCGAGCGACACGGCGCCCGTGGAGATGAGCGCGACCGACTTGGCGTTGATCGCCTCGCGGCTGAGCGGCTGCGCCACGGCGCTCAATAGGCGTTTTCCGTGTTCAGCAGACGGATCGGGGTCAGCAGCAGGATCTTCAGGTCGAACCACAGCGACCAGTTCTCTATGTAGTAGAGATCGTACTCCGTGCGCTTCTTGATCTTCTCGTCGCTGTCGATCTCGCCGCGCCAGCCGTTGATCTGGGCCCAGCCGGTGACGCCCGGCTTGACGCGATGACGCGCGAAGTAGCCGTCGACGACTTCGTGATAGAGCTTGTTGTGGGACTGTGCCGCTACTGCATGCGGCCGCGGCCCAACCAGGGAGAGGCTGCCAAACAGCGAGTTGAAAAATTGGGGCAGCTCGTCGATCGACGTCTTGCGGATGACGCGGCCTACACGCGTCACGCGCGGGTCGTTCTTGGTGACGGTGTTGCGGGCGGTCGGGTCCGACTTGTCCGCATACATGGAGCGGAACTTATAGACCTCGACGATCTCGTTGTTGAAGCCGTGCCGCCGCTGCTTGAAGAGGACCGGCCCCTTGCTGTCGAGTTTGATGGCGATCGCCGTCGCAAGCATGATGGGGGAGAAGACCACGATGCCGATCAGGCTGAAGACGATATCGAAGGCCCGCTTGGCGACCGAATCCCAGTCGTTGATGGGCTTGTCGAAGATGTCCAGCAGCGGCACCGAGCCGATGTAGGAGTAGGAGCGGGGGCGGAAGCGCAGCTGGTTCGAATGCGCCGAGAGGCGGATGTCCACCGGCAGGACCCAAAGCTTCTTCAACAGTGACAGCACGCGCGCCTCTGCGGTCAGCGGCAACGACACGATCAGCATGTCGATATGCGCCACCCGCGCGAACTCGATGAGTTCGTTAACGGTGCCGAGCTTCGGGTAGCCCGCGACAATGGGCGGCGAGCGTTTGTCGTCGCGGTCGTCGAAGATGCCGCAGATGCGGATGTCGTTGTATTCCTGCTGTTCGATCGAACGGATCAGCGTTTCGGCCGCCTTGCCGCCGCCGACGATCACGGCGCGCCGCTCCATGCGCCCATCGCGCGCCCAGCGACGGAAGAACCGCGCCATGACAAGCCGCAGGCCGAGCAGCAGCACGAAACCGCCGACATACCAGGCGCCGAACCAGAAGCGCGAATATTCGGCCGAGACCTTCAGGAAGAAGCCGGCGATCGCCAGCAGTGCGAACGCTGCCGTCCATACAACGAACAGCTTGCCGAGGTACCGAATCGGCCGCATCAGCGTCGATATCTCGTAGGCTTCCGTGATTTCGAGCAGAATCACCGTGATCAGCGAGGCGCTCACCGTGATGCCAAGATAGTGCCACAACAGAGGCGACCGCAGGCCGACATAGGTCGCGCACAGGATCAGTCCAGAGGCCAACAGCAGTGCAAACTCGACCAGCCGCAGCGTTCCGCTGGCCATAACGGGCGATAGGCTGTCCTGGCGGTATTGTGCCGCTATCTGCTCGGCGACGGGGTTGAGGCCGCCGGGCCGTCCTGGCTCGTCGCTGGCATCGCGGTAGGCGTGCACCGCGGCGCTGGAGAAGCAGTCCGCGGGATCAGTGTCTTTCATCATTCGGCCCCGTGATCCTGCCTTCGCCGATAGCAGAGACGGCCTAAGAAACCCTTGATGAGGACGGATGTGATTGAACGAGGGGTGAACTGATAAAGGGCGTGGTCGCGGTGTTCGAGTGGCAACGGTCCTTTGCGGGGGATCAAATTTCGGCTCAGAATGATCTGGTGCGCAGCCGACCCTCGTAATCACGTTTACCGAGCGGCACGCCCCGCGAGCGCAGGATGTTGTATGCGGTGACGGCGTGGAACTGGAAGTTGGGTAGCGAGAACGAGAGGAGGAAGGTCTCTGACGTGAAGGCCAATGTCCGCGGAGCCCAGATCGAAATGGAGGCATTATCCTCGTCGAGCGGTCGAAAGAGGTCAATGTCCAGATTCTTGCCGGACCAGCTGTTGACCTCATCGGGGGTGAACGCCTTCAACGCTGCTACTGCCTGGCCGACCATGGCCCGCAGGTCGGCGAAAGGCATTGCGCCTACCGGAGGCGGTGGGGCGAACACGCCGGTCTTCACAGCCTCCAGCCCCCACACGGCATGATGCGTCAGGGCTTCGATCTGGAAATGAAAAGGCGCCATGTCGGGGAAGAGGCGGGCCTTCACGACTTCTTCCAGGTCGGTCCCGGTCTCGGCGCAGTGTCTGGTCGTTCGGTCGAGGAAGGCTCCGACAGCGCTCACGGTTTGGAGGAAAGTCGGCACACTGAGGTCGTAGAGTGATATCCGCATTGCCTTCCTCTCTTGAGCAATCTGAATCATAGTGGGCATGTGGCAATGGCAAGGCAAGCGCACAGGCTGGCGGTCCGGGGCGCTCGACCATCTCGTCCCTGGAAACCCTGCTTCAGCAGACGCCTCTACCGCGAGCGCACCAGATGGACCGCTTCTTCTCCAGGCTGGAGCACTTGCGCCGCGTCGCTACCCGCTATGACAAGCTCGCCGGCAACTTCCTCGCCATGATCCAACTCGCCTCAATGCGGCCGCGGCTCCGAACTCATGAGTCTGAGGCCTAGGTGGCGAGCGCTCCGCGATAGGCGCGCTCGACCTCGGCGGCCATCACGTCGACGCCGAAGCGGGCCTTGAGTTCCGGCAGGGAAGGCATGAGCCTGGAAAGGCTCTCCGGTTCGGATAGGGCGAGTGCGATCTTTCCGGCGAGTTCATGCGGATCCGGTTTCACGAGCGCTCCCGAGGCGACGCCAAAGATCTCCGGAATGCCGCCGACGGCGGTCGCGATCATCGGCCTGCCGGCGCCGAGCGCCTCGAGCACGACGTAGGGCATGGCCTCCGCCCGGGACGGTACGATCACCGTGCGCGCCAGCGCGAATGCCTCGCGCGCACGCATCGGTGGGCAAAAGGTCACGCGGTCAGCTAGCCCCAGTGCCTGAACCTGTTGCCGATATTGGGGCAGGGCGTCGCCGTCGCCCACCATCACCGCGCTCAGACGTTTGGCGAGGCGTATCTCGGCGTCGGCGAGCGCATCGATGAAGATGTCGGGTCCCTTCAGGTCGCGCATCATGCCGATGTAGAGAAGATCCGCCGCGTCCGGTGCGGGCGCGACGGGTTCGAACTCCTCCGGGCGCAGGCCGTTATAGACCAGGCTGTTGGGCACGGGAGGCTCGCCGACCTTCCTGCGATAGGCGTGGCGCTCGTAGTCGGACACGAAGAGCAGGTGGTCGGTGAAGCCCGCCATCAACCTTTCGATGCCGAAGAACAGCCTACCGGTGAGGGTGCCTTCATCGTAGTGGAGGCTGCCGCCGTGGGGCGAATAGAGGCGGGCTACGCGAAACCTGGATACCCGCAGGAGCGAGCCGAACAGACGCGCATAGGCGCCACCCTTGGCGCCGTGGCCGTGGATGATGTTCGGCTGCAATCCCTTGACGATTCCGTAGGTGCGCCAGGCCGAGGCGATGTCGCCGGGGCCAATATGGCGCTGCATGGGCGTGCGGTGCACGCCAAGCGAGAGCATGTCCTCCATGCCGTCGAAGAGCTTTTCCTCGTACGCTCCGCCGGTGGTCGAATCGCACACGATGCCGACTTGGTGGCCAGAGGCGACC
This portion of the Mesorhizobium shangrilense genome encodes:
- a CDS encoding O-antigen ligase family protein, giving the protein MSAVAQPLSREAINAKSVALISTGAVSLGVFLSGFVIREPAPYELYMAGLIAVWSLFGLRISRFILPLLILLVTFNIGGMISMTQMANMAGAPLYLAVSLFLAFTAVFIAAVVEADDRLYRSIFIAWLMAALPTATLGILGYFHAFPGAEMFTRYDRAAGAFEDPNVFGPFLALPGVFLLHRMLTEAPARMPLYALPLLVVAGGIFLSFSRGAWGLFALSSVLLVLALFLQTSSGALRLRIVAMSIAAVFVLVIGLLVALQIPSIADLFSARAQLVQDYDSARLGRFARYDIGFQMALEHPLGIGPLVFGKIFGEDTHNIWLKSLMDYGWLGFVSYLGLIVWTAAAGFRILFRNRPWQPYLLCAYVVFLGHIGLGTVIDTDHWRHFYLLLGLVWAAIALEARHQRLAPHTPFGGAQEAHASARTNAA
- a CDS encoding undecaprenyl-phosphate glucose phosphotransferase, giving the protein MKDTDPADCFSSAAVHAYRDASDEPGRPGGLNPVAEQIAAQYRQDSLSPVMASGTLRLVEFALLLASGLILCATYVGLRSPLLWHYLGITVSASLITVILLEITEAYEISTLMRPIRYLGKLFVVWTAAFALLAIAGFFLKVSAEYSRFWFGAWYVGGFVLLLGLRLVMARFFRRWARDGRMERRAVIVGGGKAAETLIRSIEQQEYNDIRICGIFDDRDDKRSPPIVAGYPKLGTVNELIEFARVAHIDMLIVSLPLTAEARVLSLLKKLWVLPVDIRLSAHSNQLRFRPRSYSYIGSVPLLDIFDKPINDWDSVAKRAFDIVFSLIGIVVFSPIMLATAIAIKLDSKGPVLFKQRRHGFNNEIVEVYKFRSMYADKSDPTARNTVTKNDPRVTRVGRVIRKTSIDELPQFFNSLFGSLSLVGPRPHAVAAQSHNKLYHEVVDGYFARHRVKPGVTGWAQINGWRGEIDSDEKIKKRTEYDLYYIENWSLWFDLKILLLTPIRLLNTENAY
- a CDS encoding DUF1993 domain-containing protein, whose product is MPTMIQIAQERKAMRISLYDLSVPTFLQTVSAVGAFLDRTTRHCAETGTDLEEVVKARLFPDMAPFHFQIEALTHHAVWGLEAVKTGVFAPPPPVGAMPFADLRAMVGQAVAALKAFTPDEVNSWSGKNLDIDLFRPLDEDNASISIWAPRTLAFTSETFLLSFSLPNFQFHAVTAYNILRSRGVPLGKRDYEGRLRTRSF
- a CDS encoding glycosyltransferase, with protein sequence MESLRIVHCFRSPVGGIFRHVRDLTEAQVASGHQVGIVCDSTTGGAYEEKLFDGMEDMLSLGVHRTPMQRHIGPGDIASAWRTYGIVKGLQPNIIHGHGAKGGAYARLFGSLLRVSRFRVARLYSPHGGSLHYDEGTLTGRLFFGIERLMAGFTDHLLFVSDYERHAYRRKVGEPPVPNSLVYNGLRPEEFEPVAPAPDAADLLYIGMMRDLKGPDIFIDALADAEIRLAKRLSAVMVGDGDALPQYRQQVQALGLADRVTFCPPMRAREAFALARTVIVPSRAEAMPYVVLEALGAGRPMIATAVGGIPEIFGVASGALVKPDPHELAGKIALALSEPESLSRLMPSLPELKARFGVDVMAAEVERAYRGALAT